In one Parvibaculum sp. genomic region, the following are encoded:
- the plsX gene encoding phosphate acyltransferase PlsX gives MTRGLTIALDGMGGDHGPATVIGGAEVASIRHPDIRFLIYGNEAEIAPLLEKHPRVASVSEIVHTDVAVSMNDKPSQALRRGRKTSSMWLAIDAVKEGRAQVAVSAGNTGALMAMSKVILKTMPNVERPALAALWPTARGESVVLDLGATIGPDAAQLVQFAVMGEAFARVIFNLERPSVGLLNIGEEEVKGTEQVKDAAHMLRAARLPMLFHGFVEGDDIAKGTVDVVVTDGYTGNIALKTAEGTARLIMDYLRASIAGSLMARIGYVFAQGAFRALAKKLDPRASNGAVFLGLNGLVVKSHGGTDATGFAAAIDVAVDVASADLVSKIVADLNLIDRFGTGATGQNENTKTPESEAVLS, from the coding sequence GTGACACGAGGGCTAACCATTGCGCTGGACGGCATGGGCGGCGACCACGGCCCGGCGACCGTTATTGGCGGCGCCGAAGTTGCGTCGATCCGGCATCCCGATATCCGTTTTCTGATTTACGGCAATGAAGCCGAGATCGCGCCGCTGCTCGAGAAGCATCCGCGTGTCGCGTCGGTAAGCGAGATCGTCCACACCGATGTTGCCGTTTCGATGAACGACAAGCCGAGCCAGGCGCTGCGGCGCGGCCGCAAGACGAGCAGCATGTGGCTTGCCATCGACGCGGTGAAAGAGGGCCGGGCGCAGGTCGCGGTGTCGGCAGGCAACACCGGCGCGCTGATGGCGATGTCGAAGGTGATCCTCAAGACGATGCCGAATGTCGAGCGGCCGGCGCTTGCGGCGCTGTGGCCGACGGCGCGCGGCGAAAGCGTGGTGCTCGATCTCGGTGCGACGATCGGACCGGACGCGGCGCAGCTCGTTCAATTCGCGGTGATGGGCGAAGCCTTTGCGCGCGTCATTTTCAACCTCGAACGCCCCTCGGTCGGATTGCTCAATATCGGCGAAGAGGAAGTGAAGGGTACGGAGCAGGTCAAGGACGCGGCGCATATGTTGCGCGCCGCGCGGCTGCCAATGTTGTTCCACGGCTTCGTCGAAGGCGACGACATTGCCAAAGGTACCGTCGATGTGGTCGTGACGGATGGATATACGGGCAATATCGCGCTGAAGACGGCCGAAGGAACGGCGCGTCTGATCATGGACTATTTGCGCGCCTCCATCGCCGGCTCGCTGATGGCGCGTATCGGCTATGTCTTTGCGCAAGGCGCGTTTCGGGCTCTCGCCAAGAAACTCGATCCCCGCGCTTCCAACGGTGCGGTCTTTCTCGGTCTCAACGGGCTTGTCGTCAAAAGCCACGGCGGAACGGACGCGACGGGCTTTGCGGCAGCGATCGACGTTGCGGTCGATGTCGCCTCCGCCGATCTGGTCAGCAAGATCGTCGCCGACCTCAATTTGATCGACAGGTTCGGAACCGGCGCAACCGGCCAGAACGAAAATACAAAAACACCGGAATCCGAGGCAGTTCTTTCGTGA
- a CDS encoding DUF177 domain-containing protein: protein MSSSSPAPEFSLKLAAKDVPPAGKSIEFNANAEICAALARRFGILELQGLKGTARVRPFRKQGLIADCRFEATVIQACVVTLDPVTQRIEESFTRRWLPEQPTEPETGAVAREVLIEAEGEDAPEPMTGGAVDIGEAVAEELALAIEPYPRKPGVAYDLPSEAPEDVAEERPNPFTVLEKLKKND from the coding sequence GTGTCTTCGTCTTCCCCCGCACCTGAATTCAGCCTGAAGCTGGCGGCGAAGGATGTGCCGCCCGCCGGCAAGAGCATTGAGTTCAACGCCAATGCCGAAATATGCGCGGCGCTGGCGCGGCGTTTCGGCATTCTCGAACTGCAAGGTCTCAAGGGAACGGCGAGGGTCAGGCCGTTTCGCAAGCAGGGCTTGATTGCCGATTGCCGTTTCGAGGCGACGGTCATTCAGGCTTGCGTGGTGACGCTCGATCCGGTGACGCAGCGGATCGAGGAGAGCTTCACGCGGCGCTGGCTGCCCGAACAACCGACCGAACCGGAGACCGGCGCCGTGGCGCGCGAAGTGCTGATCGAGGCGGAAGGCGAGGACGCGCCCGAGCCGATGACCGGCGGCGCGGTCGACATCGGCGAGGCTGTCGCCGAAGAGCTGGCACTGGCGATCGAACCTTATCCCCGCAAGCCGGGTGTCGCGTACGATCTGCCTTCCGAGGCTCCCGAAGACGTTGCGGAAGAGCGGCCGAATCCCTTTACTGTATTGGAAAAGCTCAAGAAAAATGACTGA
- a CDS encoding ubiquinol-cytochrome C chaperone family protein yields MIWKRIFGRQRGEEEAFSLYRAVVTQARLPAFYLHGGVPDTVEGRFEMVSLHVFMVLRRLRDGGADGRALGQRIFNVLFDDMDQTLREMGVGDLSVGKKIKGLASSFYGRIGAYEEGLRAEGDAVLADAIARNVFGEPDMTDRAAKLADYVRRCDVALAAQSFADIAAGRVTFVAPPAPTDAAAAHIAGH; encoded by the coding sequence ATGATATGGAAACGAATTTTCGGGCGCCAGCGCGGCGAGGAAGAGGCTTTTTCGCTTTACCGGGCGGTCGTGACGCAGGCGCGCCTGCCTGCGTTTTACCTTCACGGTGGCGTTCCCGACACGGTGGAGGGCCGATTCGAGATGGTTTCTCTGCATGTCTTCATGGTTCTGCGGCGGCTGCGCGACGGGGGTGCGGATGGCCGCGCGCTCGGCCAGCGGATTTTCAACGTGCTTTTCGACGATATGGACCAGACCCTGCGCGAAATGGGCGTTGGCGACCTGTCGGTCGGCAAGAAGATCAAGGGACTGGCTTCGTCCTTTTACGGTCGCATCGGCGCCTACGAAGAAGGATTGCGAGCCGAGGGCGACGCAGTTCTGGCCGATGCGATTGCCCGCAACGTGTTCGGGGAGCCGGACATGACGGATCGGGCGGCAAAACTGGCGGACTATGTCCGGCGTTGCGATGTCGCGCTTGCCGCGCAATCCTTCGCCGATATTGCCGCGGGCCGTGTCACGTTCGTTGCGCCTCCCGCGCCAACGGACGCTGCGGCGGCGCATATCGCCGGGCACTGA
- the bamE gene encoding outer membrane protein assembly factor BamE, whose product MIPPRLRRTARSILAAVCLVTAGAVLAACSPVKEDRGYIFDPKDLAKIQAGVTSKEQVRTIMGSPSTTSTIDGEAWYYISSKFETYTFNRPQEIDRAIAAFYFEKTDVVQEVAYYGLEDGQIVNFVNRTTPTRGKELTILGQLFGNLGRYNAPGAGIPTTGAGNPNRR is encoded by the coding sequence ATGATACCGCCGCGTCTGCGCCGTACCGCCCGGTCGATCCTGGCCGCCGTCTGCCTTGTAACGGCAGGAGCGGTGCTGGCCGCCTGTTCGCCGGTCAAGGAAGATCGGGGCTACATATTCGATCCCAAGGACCTGGCAAAAATACAGGCCGGCGTTACGAGCAAGGAGCAGGTCCGGACGATCATGGGATCGCCCTCGACGACCTCCACGATCGACGGCGAGGCGTGGTACTACATCTCGAGCAAGTTCGAAACCTACACCTTCAATCGTCCGCAGGAAATCGATCGGGCCATCGCGGCGTTCTATTTCGAAAAGACCGACGTGGTGCAGGAAGTCGCCTATTACGGCCTCGAAGACGGACAGATCGTCAATTTCGTCAACCGCACGACACCGACCCGCGGCAAGGAACTGACGATCCTCGGCCAGCTCTTCGGCAATCTCGGCCGCTACAACGCACCGGGCGCCGGCATACCCACCACCGGTGCCGGCAACCCCAACCGTCGATAA
- a CDS encoding cation:proton antiporter, whose amino-acid sequence MPEATVFYEIAALLMLASLIGLMGIWLRQPMIVSFIIVGMLAGPAGFDIVQSTDYLKLLSELGVTLLLFLVGLKLDLNLVRTLGVVALNTGLGQILFTSVVGFLICLGLGMSPIASLYVAVALTFSSTIIIVKLLSDKRELDALHGRIALGFLIVQDLAVVFAMAVMSALTASAADETGLLDAALALAAGAVPLILLWLVVSRVAHPILSRMAKAPELLIVFALGLAAAFAALGEYLGFSKELGGLIAGVALASTPFREAIGSRLTSLRDFLLVFFFISLGSHLDLRVVGDAVGPALLLSLFVLVGNPLIVMIIMGLMGYRKRTGFLAGLTVAQISEFSLIFIALGLGLGHVSEDAVGLVTLVGVITIGLSTYMILYSQPLYTFLEPYLGIFERKVAHREEKIADGAHAARYDVILFGLGRYGRALHGGFRERGLSVLGVDFDPDVIRDWAHDHANVMYGDLFDPDMHESLPLGAARYVIIAVPPHEIGVTHQDPRVALVEEIRGRGFTGHIAAIARNDADSAMLKSKGVDTTLRPFSDAAERAVERLFEKPAAAAG is encoded by the coding sequence GTGCCGGAAGCGACGGTTTTTTATGAAATAGCGGCCCTTTTGATGCTGGCTTCGCTGATCGGGCTGATGGGCATCTGGTTGCGCCAGCCGATGATCGTCAGTTTCATCATTGTCGGCATGCTGGCGGGCCCCGCCGGTTTCGATATCGTCCAGTCGACCGACTATCTGAAGCTACTTTCAGAACTCGGTGTGACGCTGCTCCTGTTTCTCGTCGGTTTGAAGCTCGACCTCAATCTCGTGCGGACGCTCGGCGTGGTCGCGCTGAATACCGGCCTCGGCCAGATACTCTTCACCTCCGTTGTCGGCTTTCTGATCTGCCTCGGTCTCGGCATGTCGCCGATTGCCAGCCTGTACGTGGCTGTGGCGCTGACCTTTTCCAGCACCATCATCATCGTCAAGCTGCTGTCGGACAAGCGCGAGCTGGATGCGTTGCACGGCCGTATCGCGCTCGGTTTCCTGATCGTTCAGGATCTGGCGGTGGTTTTTGCAATGGCCGTGATGTCGGCGCTGACGGCAAGTGCGGCCGATGAAACCGGTCTTCTCGACGCGGCACTGGCGCTTGCCGCCGGTGCGGTGCCCCTGATCCTGCTCTGGCTGGTCGTCAGCCGCGTGGCGCATCCGATCCTGAGCCGCATGGCGAAGGCGCCCGAATTGCTGATCGTCTTTGCGCTGGGCCTTGCGGCGGCCTTCGCCGCGCTCGGCGAATATCTCGGCTTCAGCAAGGAGCTTGGTGGACTGATCGCCGGCGTCGCACTGGCTTCGACGCCGTTCCGCGAAGCGATCGGCTCGCGGTTGACCAGCCTGCGCGACTTCCTGCTGGTGTTTTTCTTTATTTCGCTCGGTTCGCATCTCGATCTGCGTGTGGTCGGCGATGCGGTCGGCCCGGCGCTGCTGCTGTCGCTGTTCGTGCTGGTCGGAAATCCGCTGATCGTGATGATCATCATGGGGCTGATGGGCTACCGCAAGCGGACAGGGTTTCTGGCCGGCCTGACCGTGGCGCAGATCAGCGAGTTCTCGCTGATCTTCATTGCACTCGGGCTCGGCCTCGGCCATGTGAGCGAGGATGCTGTCGGTCTCGTAACGCTGGTCGGCGTCATCACGATCGGCCTTTCGACCTATATGATCCTTTATTCGCAGCCGCTCTATACGTTTCTCGAACCTTATCTCGGCATTTTCGAGCGCAAGGTCGCGCATCGCGAAGAGAAGATTGCCGATGGCGCACATGCCGCGCGATACGACGTCATTCTTTTTGGGCTCGGCCGCTATGGGCGCGCTTTGCATGGGGGGTTCAGAGAGCGCGGTCTCAGTGTGCTTGGCGTCGACTTCGATCCCGACGTGATCCGCGACTGGGCCCATGATCACGCCAATGTCATGTATGGCGATCTGTTCGATCCGGACATGCACGAATCGCTGCCGCTCGGCGCGGCGCGATATGTCATCATCGCGGTGCCGCCGCACGAGATCGGCGTTACGCATCAGGACCCGCGCGTGGCACTAGTCGAGGAAATTCGAGGGCGCGGATTCACCGGACATATTGCGGCGATTGCGCGCAACGATGCCGACAGTGCGATGCTGAAATCGAAGGGCGTCGATACGACGCTCCGGCCTTTTTCGGATGCGGCCGAGCGAGCCGTTGAAAGGCTCTTCGAGAAACCGGCCGCTGCCGCAGGATAG